One part of the Azospirillum sp. B510 genome encodes these proteins:
- a CDS encoding methyl-accepting chemotaxis protein, which translates to MNATSPAQTHKVSPFANLRTATKIYTGFGVTLALLVGLGAVSWTGLRSSDDALRRYAAQSHIAMAMGEADNSISDALGAAQEFVSSGSPAVADRFRREVEKLRGKLESAATRMTSPADSQAVRDVTTLYPTLTGGFDQMVAARTERDSIIASVVNTLGADIRRTLSDTVRAQRTSGDLDATVRAGEVSEQFLLVRVLVARFVAELKAEDLVRIRKDMAEVTAKAQALRDGMADGPVKTRLAEAVARMPAYAAGIDRIAALSDRLTSLNSETLGKAGNEINDKIGMIRARSAEVMAQLEDMAATSVATAETRGSVVTVAAVLLGLLMAWAISRAITRPLGTVTREMGRLAEGDLAVIVTDHERRDEIGALARALQIFKTNALEIARMREAQEENERQAAAQRRQTMMRMADSFEHSVKGIVDTVANAATGMRDAATALTATAQEASERSLLVASASEQASANVQTVATATEELSASIQEIGQQVENSTRIATRAVADADGADRTMRDLVAAAEQIGAVVELISGIAAQTNLLALNATIEAARAGEAGKGFAVVASEVKQLANQTARATDEIQAKVQEIQQTTGGAQRAIGGIGQTIGHMSEITTAIAAAIEEQAAATREIAASVAQAAMGTEEVSSNIAGVSTAVHETGDAAGRVHGTSKALATEAERLRNEVTSFIATVRAA; encoded by the coding sequence ATGAACGCCACCAGCCCAGCCCAAACGCACAAGGTCAGCCCCTTCGCCAATCTGCGCACGGCGACCAAGATCTACACCGGTTTCGGCGTCACGCTGGCGCTGCTGGTCGGGCTCGGGGCGGTGTCCTGGACGGGCCTGCGGTCGAGCGACGACGCGTTGCGCCGCTATGCCGCCCAGTCGCACATCGCCATGGCGATGGGGGAGGCGGACAACAGCATTTCCGACGCCCTGGGGGCGGCCCAGGAATTCGTGTCCAGCGGGTCCCCGGCGGTGGCCGACCGCTTCCGCCGCGAGGTGGAGAAACTCCGCGGAAAACTGGAGAGCGCCGCCACGCGCATGACCAGCCCGGCCGACAGCCAGGCGGTGCGGGACGTCACCACCCTCTATCCGACGCTGACCGGTGGTTTCGACCAGATGGTCGCGGCGCGGACGGAGCGCGACTCCATCATCGCCTCGGTGGTCAACACGCTGGGGGCCGACATCCGCCGCACGCTGAGCGACACGGTCAGGGCGCAGAGGACCTCCGGCGATCTCGACGCCACGGTGCGGGCCGGCGAGGTCAGCGAACAGTTCCTGCTGGTCCGCGTGCTGGTCGCCCGCTTCGTGGCGGAGTTGAAGGCCGAGGACCTGGTCCGCATCCGCAAGGACATGGCCGAGGTGACGGCGAAGGCCCAGGCGCTGCGCGACGGCATGGCGGACGGCCCGGTCAAGACCAGGCTGGCCGAAGCGGTCGCCAGGATGCCCGCCTATGCCGCCGGCATCGACCGCATCGCGGCGCTGAGCGACCGGCTGACGTCGCTCAACAGCGAGACGTTGGGCAAGGCCGGTAACGAGATCAACGACAAGATCGGCATGATCCGCGCCCGCTCCGCCGAGGTGATGGCGCAGCTGGAGGACATGGCCGCGACCTCGGTGGCGACGGCGGAGACGCGCGGCTCGGTGGTGACGGTGGCGGCGGTGCTGCTGGGCCTGCTGATGGCCTGGGCGATCTCGCGGGCGATCACCCGGCCGCTCGGTACCGTCACGCGGGAGATGGGGCGGCTGGCCGAGGGGGATCTGGCGGTGATCGTCACCGACCATGAGCGTCGCGACGAGATCGGCGCGCTGGCCCGCGCGCTCCAGATCTTCAAGACCAACGCGCTGGAGATCGCGCGGATGCGCGAGGCGCAGGAGGAGAACGAGCGGCAGGCCGCCGCCCAGCGCCGCCAGACGATGATGCGGATGGCCGACAGTTTTGAACACTCGGTGAAGGGCATCGTCGACACCGTCGCCAACGCCGCCACCGGCATGCGTGACGCCGCCACCGCCCTGACCGCCACCGCGCAGGAGGCGAGCGAGCGCTCGCTCCTGGTCGCCTCGGCCTCCGAACAGGCCTCCGCCAATGTCCAGACCGTCGCCACCGCGACGGAGGAGTTGTCGGCCTCGATCCAGGAGATCGGCCAGCAGGTGGAGAATTCCACCCGCATCGCCACCCGGGCGGTGGCCGATGCCGACGGCGCCGACCGCACCATGCGCGATCTGGTCGCCGCCGCCGAGCAGATCGGCGCGGTGGTGGAACTGATCAGCGGCATCGCCGCCCAGACCAATTTGCTGGCGCTCAACGCCACCATCGAGGCGGCGCGGGCGGGGGAGGCGGGGAAGGGCTTCGCCGTTGTCGCCAGCGAGGTCAAGCAGTTGGCCAACCAGACCGCCAGGGCCACCGACGAGATCCAGGCCAAGGTTCAGGAAATCCAGCAGACCACCGGCGGCGCCCAGCGGGCGATCGGCGGCATCGGCCAGACCATCGGCCATATGAGCGAGATCACCACCGCCATCGCCGCCGCCATCGAGGAACAGGCCGCCGCCACCCGCGAGATCGCCGCCAGCGTCGCCCAGGCGGCGATGGGCACCGAGGAGGTGTCGAGCAACATCGCCGGGGTCAGCACCGCCGTGCATGAGACCGGCGACGCCGCCGGCCGGGTCCATGGCACCTCCAAGGCGCTGGCCACCGAGGCGGAACGCCTGCGCAACGAGGTGACGAGCTTCATCGCGACGGTGCGGGCGGCCTGA